A window from Salvia miltiorrhiza cultivar Shanhuang (shh) chromosome 2, IMPLAD_Smil_shh, whole genome shotgun sequence encodes these proteins:
- the LOC131007661 gene encoding G-type lectin S-receptor-like serine/threonine-protein kinase At4g27290: protein MAQFFLYTSILCHLLHYIFFLSLIVGAVDNCSLVPNQTLVIGQTLISQNQVFEMGFFSPGKSSNRFMGIWYKSTPEVVVWVANRNHPITASQAPVFMISRNGSLVISSGKSIIWVANSSGSAVASNPVLQLLDTGNMVLLNDNTSTTEGYMWQSFDYPTDTMLPGMKLVDDVDAGVERYLTSWRSPDDPSPGDYVHRIQNRGLAETVTLRGASKRYRVGQWNGMYFCGNAPFPNSIFKTELVFRQERLISIEEVYENSIPVRTTLDTSGTLQRHTMNIRKDKWNHVISFPQDTCDEYDSCGHNCICRSDRPIRCQCLKGFAPKLQKDWDLHDWSGGCIRTKPLNCEGGDGFQEIRGVKYPDTLRCLLNTSMSLAECKSECLKNCSCTAYANSFITNGGNGCLMWFGDLMDTKGLSEADSKQKIYIRVPLSELDFSRGLEEGEYKRPTKFILVSIASGVLVSAIINGAVLFMSRRKGQVKWNDEDLELTVIKMATIVQATNNFSTENYIGVGGFGTVYKGKMLSGEEIAVKRLSKSSQQGLEEFRNEVMVIAKLQHRNLVRLLGCCIEEEERMLIYEYLQNKSLDLFVFDHSGRRLLTWPKRFKIIMGIARGLLYLHHDSRLKIIHRDLKTSNILLDGHLNPKISDFGLARIFEEDQSLARTKRVVGTYGYMAPEYAIDGKFSVKSDIFSLGVVLLEIISGKKNRGYGDSDHYLNLLGHAWLLWKENRILELMDEYLNDTFAEYEVKRCMQVGLLCVQKFAEDRPNMSSVVSMLGNDGVILAEPKEPGFFMERSCSLARSSTSEDKTLTITDLEGR from the exons ATGGCACAGTTCTTCTTGTACACTTCAATCCTCTGCCATCTGCTTCATTACATCTTCTTTCTGAGTTTAATAGTTGGAGCAGTTGACAATTGCAGTCTTGTACCAAATCAAACGCTTGTTATCGGGCAGACTTTGATCTCTCAAAACCAAGTTTTTGAAATGGGTTTCTTCTCACCTGGAAAATCTTCAAATAGATTCATGGGAATATGGTACAAGAGCACACCAGAAGTAGTAGTCTGGGTTGCAAACAGAAACCATCCCATCACCGCCTCACAAGCACCAGTTTTCATGATCTCCAGAAATGGAAGTCTTGTTATAAGCAGTGGCAAAAGCATTATCTGGGTGGCGAATTCATCAGGATCAGCGGTGGCATCAAATCCAGTTTTACAGCTCCTGGATACTGGAAACATGGTTCTTTTAAACGACAACACAAGCACGACGGAGGGCTACATGTGGCAGAGTTTTGATTACCCAACTGACACCATGTTACCAGGAATGAAATTGGTGGATGATGTTGATGCTGGTGTTGAGAGATATCTGACGTCATGGAGAAGTCCGGACGATCCATCTCCCGGTGATTATGTTCACCGGATCCAAAATCGGGGCTTGGCTGAGACGGTGACTCTAAGAGGGGCAAGCAAAAGATACCGAGTAGGACAGTGGAATGGGATGTATTTTTGTGGTAACGCACCCTTTCCCAATTCCATTTTCAAAACAGAACTGGTTTTCAGGCAAGAGAGGTTGATATCCATTGAAGAGGTCTATGAGAACTCAATTCCGGTGAGAACTACTTTGGATACATCTGGTACACTCCAGCGCCATACCATGAATATCAGAAAAGACAAGTGGAATCATGTCATCTCTTTTCCACAAGATACGTGCGATGAATATGATAGCTGTGGCCACAACTGTATCTGCAGATCTGACAGGCCAATTAGATGCCAATGTTTAAAGGGATTTGCTCCCAAGCTCCAAAAGGATTGGGATCTTCACGATTGGTCGGGTGGATGTATTAGAACTAAACCGTTGAATTGTGAGGGCGGAGATGGATTTCAAGAGATTAGAGGGGTGAAGTATCCTGATACCTTGAGATGTCTGTTAAATACAAGCATGAGCCTCGCTGAGTGCAAATCTGAGTGCCTTAAAAACTGTAGTTGCACCGCTTATGCTAATTCGTTCATCACCAATGGGGGCAATGGCTGCTTGATGTGGTTTGGTGATCTCATGGATACCAAAGGACTCTCTGAAGCAGATAGTAAGCAGAAGATCTATATCCGTGTGCCACTTTCTGAACTAG ATTTTAGCAGAGGTTTAGAAGAAGGGGAGTATAAAAGGCCTACTAAATTCATACTGGTATCAATTGCTTCTGGTGTTCTCGTCTCAGCCATTATCAATGGAGCTGTACTTTTTATGTCAAGACGAAAGGGGCAAG TAAAATGGAATGATGAGGATTTAGAATTAACTGTGATCAAAATGGCAACTATTGTGCAAGCCACAAATAATTTCTCAACGGAAAACTACATTGGAGTCGGAGGTTTCGGTACTGTTTACAAG GGGAAAATGCTATCAGGAGAAGAAATTGCTGTCAAAAGATTATCGAAATCTTCACAACAGGGTCTGGAAGAATTCAGAAATGAAGTTATGGTGATTGCAAAACTTCAACACAGAAATCTTGTAAGACTATTGGGATGTTgcattgaagaagaagaaaggatgCTAATCTATGAATACCTGCAGAATAAAAGCCTTGACCTCTTTGTTTTTG ATCACAGTGGGAGGAGACTACTGACATGGCCTAAGCGTTTTAAGATTATCATGGGAATTGCAAGGGGATTGCTATATCTCCATCACGATTCCAGATTAAAGATTATTCATAGGGATCTCAAAACGAGTAATATTTTACTAGACGGACATTTAAATCCAAAAATATCAGATTTCGGCTTAGCAAGAATATTTGAAGAGGATCAATCTCTTGCTAGAACAAAAAGAGTTGTTGGGACATA TGGATATATGGCTCCGGAATATGCAATTGATGGGAAATTCTCGGTGAAATCTGACATCTTTAGTCTTGGAGTGGTTTTGTTGGAGATTATCAGTGGGAAAAAGAACAGAGGATATGGAGACTCCGACCACTATCTTAACCTCTTGGGCCAT GCATGGTTGCTATGGAAAGAAAACAGGATTTTGGAGTTAATGGATGAGTATTTGAATGATACATTTGCGGAGTATGAAGTGAAGAGATGCATGCAAGTGGGATTATTATGTGTTCAGAAATTTGCAGAAGATAGGCCAAACATGTCATCTGTGGTGTCAATGTTAGGAAATGATGGAGTAATTTTGGCAGAACCTAAAGAGCCTGGGTTTTTTATGGAGAGAAGTTGCAGTCTTGCGAGAAGTAGTACTTCAGAAGATAAAACATTGACCATTACTGACCTGGAGGGCAGATGA